The following proteins are encoded in a genomic region of Gossypium hirsutum isolate 1008001.06 chromosome D05, Gossypium_hirsutum_v2.1, whole genome shotgun sequence:
- the LOC107902239 gene encoding probable disease resistance protein At1g61300 — translation MSKVYHKFSSIQSTDIAMEYVEPVVGIANCLGTPVCKYLQYHRKLNDYVRNFNRIREELNCKMEEIELQLKAELFRPLGKIPKKGVEIWLKAVKEMIREAQFVENKASNGRYLCRACNGKLVDEKTREMKEFLDKAPNASEGLAMDGPSGGLPLPTSELVGEEAARKEIWACLMQEEVKEIGVWGMGGVGKTTIMKHIHNDLLKEQRFERVIWVTISKEFNVMKVQDDIAAALKLNEDWPREGDKLRRAAILSEMLKNAGKHVLILDDVWDEFSREEVGIPEPSDSNGCKLVLTTRSEHVCKFMGCKVIKVKPLSGQQALTLFLSKVGPNIVQNQTLMPILRPVVEECAGLPLTIVVVAGTLKGEEDPLIWKNALRELKERIGKVKEAEDKVIESLKVSFNHLKDEKMKHCFLHCALYPEDFQIWKYGLIECWIEEGFIDDMGTRQEMKEKGHVILKKLEENCLLENTTNVNGQPCVKMHDAVREMALSITRMNPRCMIQAGLQLEELPEKEQWSPDIEKVSLMYNSISEISIDVLPTKCQLLTTLLLQENPIKKISNSFFINMPCLSVLNLSSTKIKSLPNSISELKNLTTLLLSGCYELRALPCLSMLQELKKLDLSWTRIEEVPEGMDMLIKLRYLDVQVFTLKEIPAGLLPKLVHLQHLGFHKDNKRTSLKAEEMEPLKKLENLTGHFEDVSEFSKFISSMQQSKKNLIKYDLQLGSSFMRATRDKTVTIGGFHDWEGELIMHPIEIQQLNILKCHNLRSLVNDNSSFKNAIGLRVWWCEGIECVVSLSSFASSSAHPFQSLEMLDLSELPKLSALIMKDEGIGPATTSTLAPSAAFSHLKEITIDSCSSMKTLLPHWLLPNLQNLEVISVSHCDKVAEILGAPTSEVEEKGSDALIKFHLPKLRKLKLWRLPNLTSICSKSGVMVCDSLQVIQVAGDCYKLKRIPPFVPLVGNGQPFAYAPPSLTIRSWKEWWEWLEWDDHPNFKNVLQPLWKDGRYEPFIA, via the coding sequence GGACATAGCAATGGAGTACGTAGAGCCTGTTGTCGGCATTGCAAATTGTCTCGGAACTCCTGTTTGTAAATATTTGCAATATCACAGAAAGCTGAACGATTATGTGAGAAACTTCAACAGGATCAGAGAAGAATTGAATTGCAAAATGGAAGAAATAGAGCTGCAATTGAAAGCTGAGCTTTTTCGTCCTCTGGGGAAGATACCGAAGAAGGGAGTTGAAATTTGGTTGAAAGCTGTGAAAGAGATGATTAGGGAAGCACAATTTGTTGAAAACAAAGCCAGTAACGGAAGGTATCTCTGTCGTGCTTGCAACGGGAAGCTGGTTGATGAAAAGACTCGAgaaatgaaggaatttcttgataaagCTCCTAATGCCTCTGAAGGTCTTGCCATGGATGGTCCAAGTGGTGGGTTGCCACTGCCAACATCAGAACTAGTTGGGGAGGAAGCTGCAAGAAAAGAGATTTGGGCATGTTTGATGCAAGAGGAGGTAAAAGAGATTGGGGTTTGGGGGATGGGCGGTGTGGGTAAAACCACTATCATGAAGCACATCCACAATGATCTTTTGAAAGAACAAAGATTCGAAAGGGTAATCTGGGTTACCATATCAAAGGAGTTCAATGTCATGAAGGTACAAGATGATATTGCAGCTGCTTTGAAGTTGAACGAAGATTGGCCTAGAGAAGGAGACAAGCTAAGACGAGCAGCAATCTTGTCAGAAATGCTGAAGAACGCAGGAAAGCATGTTCTAATCCTAGATGATGTGTGGGATGAATTCTCTCGAGAAGAAGTTGGGATCCCCGAGCCGAGTGACAGCAATGGCTGCAAGTTGGTGTTGACAACCCGTTCGGAGCATGTCTGTAAGTTTATGGGTTGTAAGGTGATAAAAGTGAAGCCCCTTTCAGGACAACAGGCATTGACACTATTCTTGAGTAAAGTTGGCCCGAACATAGTGCAAAATCAAACTTTAATGCCAATTTTGAGGCCCGTTGTTGAAGAATGTGCGGGTCTACCTCTTACAATTGTTGTCGTAGCTGGTACATTGAAAGGAGAAGAGGACCCTCTTATTTGGAAAAATGCACTCAGGGAATTGAAAGAGAGAatagggaaagtgaaagaagcgGAAGATAAAGTGATCGAGAGTTTGAAAGTTAGCTTCAATCACTTAAAAGACGAGAAAATGAAGCATTGTTTCTTACATTGCGCATTATATCCTGAAGATTTTCAAATTTGGAAGTATGGGCTAATTGAGTGCTGGATTGAAGAGGGATTCATAGATGATATGGGTACAAgacaagaaatgaaagaaaagggcCATGTTATTTTGAAGAAGTTAGAAGAGAATTGCTTGTTGGAAAATACTACCAATGTAAATGGTCAACCTTGCGTAAAGATGCATGATGCAGTGAGAGAGATGGCATTGTCGATCACAAGAATGAATCCTCGATGTATGATACAAGCAGGTTTGCAATTAGAAGAGTTACCAGAAAAGGAGCAATGGAGTCCGGATATTGAGAAAGTGTCACTGATGTATAACTCCATATCAGAAATTTCCATAGATGTGCTGCCCACAAAATGTCAACTTCTCACAACCTTGTTATTGCAGGAGAACCCTATAAAGAagatctcaaattctttcttcatAAACATGCCTTGTCTTAGTGTTCTCAATTTGTCCTCTACGAAGATCAAAAGTTTACCAAATTCCATCTCTGAACTAAAGAACCTCACAACATTGTTGCTTTCTGGCTGTTATGAATTAAGAGCTCTGCCATGTCTTTCGATGCTTCAAGAATTGAAGAAGTTGGATCTAAGTTGGACTAGAATTGAGGAAGTACCAGAAGGCATGGATATGCTGATAAAGCTAAGATATCTTGATGTTCAAGTGTTCACTCTGAAAGAGATACCCGCTGGACTTTTACCAAAACTCGTTCACCTTCAGCACTTGGGTTTTCATAAGGACAATAAAAGAACCAGTCTAAAAGCAGAGGAGATGGAACCATTGAAGAAGTTGGAGAACTTAACCGGACATTTCGAAGACGTCAGTGAATTCAGTAAGTTCATCTCCTCAATGCAACAAAGTAAGAAAAATCTCATCAAGTACGATTTACAGCTGGGCTCATCTTTTATGCGTGCTACAAGAGATAAAACAGTAACAATTGGAGGATTCCATGATTGGGAAGGTGAGTTAATTATGCACCCAATTGAAATTCAACAGTTGAATATTTTAAAGTGCCACAATTTAAGAAGCTTAGTCAATGATAATTCTTCCTTCAAAAATGCGATTGGCTTGAGGGTTTGGTGGTGTGAAGGGATAGAGTGTGTTGTTTCCCTGTCCTCTTTTGCCTCTTCTTCCGCTCATCCATTTCAGAGCCTCGAGATGTTGGATCTTAGTGAGCTACCAAAGTTGAGTGCCCTTATTATGAAAGATGAAGGAATTGGTCCAGCAACAACATCAACATTGGCTCCGTCTGCCGCCTTTTCCCATCTTAAGGAAATTACGATAGACAGCTGCTCAAGTATGAAGACGTTGCTTCCACATTGGTTGCTTCCAAACCTCCAAAACCTGGAAGTAATATCAGTGTCACACTGTGATAAGGTAGCAGAAATATTGGGAGCACCAACATCAGAAGttgaagaaaaagggagtgatgCATTAATCAAATTCCATCTTCCTAAATTGAGAAAGTTGAAATTGTGGAGATTACCAAATTTGACGAGCATATGCAGCAAAAGTGGAGTGATGGTTTGCGATTCTCTCCAAGTTATCCAAGTTGCTGGAGACTGTTATAAACTGAAGAgaattcctccatttgttccccTTGTTGGCAATGGGCAGCCATTTGCATATGCTCCACCTTCTCTTACCATCAGGTCATGGAAAGAATGGTGGGAATGGTTGGAGTGGGATGACCATCCAAACTTTAAAAATGTTCTTCAACCCCTTTGGAAGGATGGAAGGTATGAACCATTTATagcttag